From the genome of Methanofollis sp. UBA420:
GCGATCCGGGCGCCGGTGACGTTGTCGGTACCCACGCCGTGCCCCTTGACCACTGTCTGGCCGATGAGAATCCGATCTTTAAGTTCGATATGCTTTAGCCCCATCAGGTCGGTGCGTGCGGTGTTGACGACGATGCCCCTGAAGTTATTCGAGCCGGACACTCTGTCCTGCTCGATAAACATGTCAACGACCTTCCCGCCAGCCTGACCGAATCCTATGAAAAATACCCTCATTCAGTTACACCATCCAGTCGGCTCCATAAGTATAAGGACACTATTGCTGGTATCTAGCTAATAGTAAAGTTCTCCCATGAGTTCAAAAACTTTCTTATGCGCTTTCGATGATACACAGTATTGCAGATTATGGATATTTGTATTCTCGGAGGGGGCCTATCAGGCCTTGTCGCCGCCCTCTCCCTCTCTGATATATCTGAGGTCACGATCCTTGAAAAAAGACCGGTCCTCGGCGGCTGCCTCGCTTCATATCACCGCGGGGACTCCTGGGTCGAAGAATATTATCATCACTGTTTTGCCGGGGACGAGCACCTTTTCGCCCTCCTCCGCGACCTCGGCCTCTACGAGAGGCTCGAATGGCTGAAGGGCTCGACAGGCTACTACGTGGACGGAAAGATCCATCCCCTGACCTCCCCGATGGAGATCCTCCGCTATCCCCACCTCTCCTTTTTCGATAAATTCCGCCTGGGCATGCTCACTCTCAGGGCAAAGCACCTCGACCTGGGACCTCTGGACGCGGTCCCCGCGGTCGACTACATCAGGGAGCACCTGGGCGACCGGGTCTACACCTCCTTCTTCGAGCCCCTGCTGCGGAGCAAGTTCGGGGAGAGGCGGCACGAGGTCTCGGCGGCGTGGCTCATCTCCCGCATTGCGATCCGGTCTGACCGCGGCGTCGAGGGGGAGAGGCTCGGGTACCTGAAGGGCGGGTGGCACCAGGTCATCGACGGGATGGAAGAGAGGCTCCTCACAAAGGGGTGCACGATCGAGAAAGGGACGCCCGCAACCTCGATCAGACGCGAGGGGGAGAAATGGCTCGTCAATGATCGGGCCTTCGATGCCGTGCTCGCCACCATACCGCCGCAGGAGGTCGCACGCCTCAGCGGGATCGGGGAGTTCTCTCCCGTGCCGTACCAGGGGGCGGCCTGCATGACCATCGGTCTCGACCGCGACGTCTCGAAGGGTATCTACTGGCTGAACATGAAGGACCAGGCGCCGTACGGCGCCGTCGTCATGCACACGAACTTCGCGCCGCGCGAGCGTTACGGCGAGGATATCGTCTACCTGGCCTCGTACTTCAGCGACAGGCCGGCGCCAGGCCTGAAGGAGACGATGCTCGCCGACTTCCGCCGCCGGTTCTCGGTGCCGGAGAGCGCGGTTCACTGGAGCGAACTTGCGGTGGAGCGTTTCGCCGGCCCGGTCTACACGACGGGTTTCGCCGACCAGATCCCGGCGTACGAGGAGCACGGCCTCTACCTTGCCGGGATGTTCTCGAAGCCCAACTACCCGGAGCGTTCGATGGAGGGGTCGATCATCGCCGGGCAGGAGGTCGCCCGGAAGATGACGGGGGCGCTCCGTGGCTGAGGACGGGGTCTCGGTGATCCTGCCGGTCTTCAATGACAGACCTGCTCTTGAACGGGCTATCCCGGAGTCGGTCGCCGCACTCGCGGCGATCACCGACGCCTTCGAGGTGATCGTCGCGGAGGACGGGAGCACGGACGGGAGTGCGGAGTTCGTGCGGGCATGGCACGAGAAGGACCCGAGGGTCCGCCTCCTCCATGCCGACGAACGTCTCGGCCGGGGAAGAGCGCTGAACCGCGCGATCGAGGCCGCACGCTACGAGGTCGTCTGCTACTATGACGTGGACCTGGCGACCGACCTTGCCCATCTCCCCGAACTTGTCGGGGCGATCAGGTCGGGTGCGGACATCGCGACGGGGTCGCGCCTGATGCCCGACTCGGACATCGTCAGGAGCGGCGGCAGGGAGGTCGCAAGCAGGGGCTACAACTTCCTGGTGAGGACGATCCTCGGGAGCCGCCTCCACGACCACCAGTGCGGCTTCAAGGCCTTCAGGCGGGAGACGATCCTCGCCCTCGTCCCCGAGGTGCAGGCGCCGCACTGGTTCTGGGACACCGAGGTGCTCGTGCGGGGGCAGCGCAAAGGCTATGTGGTGAGAGAGTTCCCTGTGGTCTGGCGGCAGGGGCCAGGGACGACCGTCCGGTTCAAGGACGTCTTCTCGATGGGCTCGCAGATCCTCGGGCTCTGGTGGCAGATTCATGTGGCGAAAAATTAGTGCGGTCGTTATCCCGACTGTCATCGCGGTCGGAATCCTGGCGTACATGCTCTGGCGGGTCTGGGACGACCTTGTGATGACAATCGCCAGCGCCGACCCGCTGTACCTTGCGGCGGCCGTCGTCGTCTGCACGGCCGCCTGGTTCCTGCGGGGCTGGCGGTACCGGGCGGTCCTGGGGGGGCTCACCGTCAGGGTGGGCCTCATCTTCTCGACGGCCTGCATCTTCCTCTCCCAGACGGCGAACCTGATCGTGCCGGCACGCCTCGGCGACCTTGTGCGTCTCTTCATCCTGAAGCACGAGAGGCTGGCCACCTATTCCCAGGGATTCTCGTCGATCGTCGTCGAGCGGGTCTTCGATGTCGTGACCGTCGCTGTCCTCGGCCTGATCGCCCTGCCCTTCGTCCTCGACGTGCCCGACTGGTTCCTGCCCCTGATCGCCGTCCCGATCATCGGGGGGATCGCCTTCGCCCTCTTCCTCTGGTTCGTGGGCGACCGGCACTCGGAGAACCGCATCCTGGCCGTCGTCTACCGGATGCTCGCGGAGATCAGGGCGGCCTCCCTCAACCTGCAGGCCGTCCTGGTCCTGGGGGCCTCGTCCATCGCGATCTGGCTCGTGGACATCGCGGTCTGCGCCATCGTCGTCCTGATGTTCGGGGAGTGGATACCTTTCCCGATCATCGTCCTTGCGGTGGTCGTCGGCAACCTGGTGAAGGCCGTCCCGATCACGCCCGGCGGCGTCGGCACCTACGAGTTCGCCCTTGCCGTCACCTTCGAACTCGCGGGCATGGCGCCGGCGACGGCGACGGTGATCGCGGTCATCGACCACCTGATCAAAAACGGCGTCACCCTGGTCGGCGGCATCGCGTCCCTCTACTACTTCGGCGACTGGTCGGTCTCCCTGATGAAGCGCTCCTTCTCGGAGGGGCTTTCCCGGGAGGAGTTGCGTGAGCCCTGAGGCGCAGGTCCTCATGGTCCTCTCCTGGCTCGTGCTGGTCAAGTTTCTCCAGGTCGCCCTCTGGCCCCGCCTTGCCGGGGCGCTCGGCGAGTATGCCGCACCTGTCGCATACCCGGCGTCGGTCCTCATCTACGGGGCCGTCTCGTGGTACGCGGCCCTCGCGGGGCTTCCGGTGCAGACGGCGCTGGCACCTTTCGTCGCCCTCGCGGGTTACGCCCTATACAGGGGCGAGTACACGCGGGAAGCCCTGCGGTCGGCCCTGATCTGGGACGCCGTATTCCTGGCCTTCTTCGCCGCGATGCTCTCCGCACGGTTCGTCACCCCGTCCATCTCCTTTGCCGAGAAGTTCATGGACCACGCTTTCCTCGCCTCGGTGATGCGGGAACCGGTCGTGCCGCCCCTCGACCCCTGGTTTGCCGGCGGCACTCTCGATGTCTACTACTATCTCGGCTACTGGATCGCGGGCGTCCTCGGGGTCACGGCGGGCGTGCCCTCGACGGTGGCGTACAACCTCGCCCTGCCGACGATCGCGGGCGCCGCGGCGGTGACGGCCTATGCCACCGGCCGTCTCCTGGTCCCGCGTCTCCCCTGGGCGCCGCTCGCGATCTTCCTCCTGATGAACCCGGCGTTCATCAGGGAGGTCGTCATCGGCACGCCTGTGGCAAAGGTCCTCTGGAACAGCACCCGCGTCATCGACGGGACGATCAACGAGTACACTTTCTTCTCTTTCGTCTGGGGCGACCTCCACCCCCATGTCTCCGGGATCGCCGTCCAGTTCCTCCTCATCTTCCTGATCGCGTACGCTCTCTGCCGCTGGGAGGAGTCAGGGGAGAGGGCGCGGTGGACGGTCGTCGGCCTCTCGGCTCTCGCCCTCGGCTCGATGCCCGCGATCAATTCCTGGGACGTTCTCCTGTACGCTCCCGTCATCGTCGCCGTCGGTCTCCTGATCTGGCGGCGGCACGGCGACCTGCGCTACCTGCTGGCGGTCCCGCCCCTCGGGATCGCCCTCTATGCGCCGTACTATCTCATGCTCAACGGCGCCGGTGTCAAGGGGCCGGGTTTCGTCACCGCACCGTCGGACCCGGTCCAGTTCCTCTTCGTCCACGGCTTTTTCCTCGCCGTCCTCATCGCACTCCTCCTGCCTGAGATCAGGCGGATGCCGGCCCTCCTCCTGGTGCCCGTCCCCTTCGCCCTCGCGGGCTACCTCGCGGCAGGGATCGCCGCCCTGCCTCTTGCTGTGCTCCTTGCCCGGCGCAAGGTCTCCCCGGAGGCATTCCTCTGCGCCGCGGGCCTCGTCATCGTCATCGTCTGCGAGTTCGTCTACCTCCAGGACAACATGGGGGAGACGTATTTCAGGATGAACACCGTCTTCAAGTGTTACTCGGTCGCCTGGATACTCCTCGGCACCGGCACCCTTGTCGCGGCTGGGAAGAGGCTTGCAGGGGTGGTCAGGCCCGAGAGGGTCTCCGCCGCACAGTGGCGGGCCCTCGGGGCGATCGCGGCCCTTGTCCTGGTCATCATCCCCTTCACCGTCCCCATCGGGTACGGCAGCGGCACCCACACCCTCGACGGCGCCGCCTGGATCGCGGAGCAGCACCCCGGCGATGCCGAAGCGATCGCGTGGCTCAGGACGCAGGAGGGAGACCTCACCCTCGTCGAGGCGGTGAAAGGGGACTACACCTACTACTCGCGGGTCTCCTCCTTCACCGGCATCCCGGCAGTTCTTGGCATGCCCTTCCACGAACAGATGTGGCGGAACGACTGGCCGGAGATCGCGCAGCGGAAAAATGACGTGCAGGCCATCTATGAAGACCCGTCGAGAACTCTCTCCCTGATGGAGAAATACGGCGTGACGCACCTGTACGTCGGCGACCTCGAACGCTCGCACTACCAGATCGCCCTCCCGTCAGAGGGCCTTGTGCCTGCGTATAATGCCGGTGGGGTTACGGTGTATATCAGGCAGTGAAGGAAGGTTTATCAGTTTCCCTGTAGAATTGATATGGTTGCTCAATCACGACTGATGATTGATGAGGGAGAATCTACGCTCCTGAATGAGGTGAGTTATGGCAAAGATATACGTTAAATTCGAAGTTCCGGAGGAAATCCAGAACAAGGCTCTTGAATCGCTCGAGATCGCCCGTGACACCGGTAAGATCAAGAAGGGATCGAACGAGGCCACCAAGTGCATCGAGCGCGGTACAGCACAGCTCGTACTCATCGGATCCGATGTCGAGCCCGAAGAGATCGTCATGCACCTTGCTCCTCTCTGCGACGAGAAGAAGATCCCGTACCTCTTCATCAGCAAGCAGAACGAGATCGGCGCGGCATCCGGCCTGAATGTAGGCTCTGCTGCAGCGGCGATCGTCAAGTCCGGCAAGGCAAAAGAGCTCGTCGAAGAGATCGTGAAGCAGGTCAGCGAACTGCGCG
Proteins encoded in this window:
- a CDS encoding NAD(P)/FAD-dependent oxidoreductase; this translates as MDICILGGGLSGLVAALSLSDISEVTILEKRPVLGGCLASYHRGDSWVEEYYHHCFAGDEHLFALLRDLGLYERLEWLKGSTGYYVDGKIHPLTSPMEILRYPHLSFFDKFRLGMLTLRAKHLDLGPLDAVPAVDYIREHLGDRVYTSFFEPLLRSKFGERRHEVSAAWLISRIAIRSDRGVEGERLGYLKGGWHQVIDGMEERLLTKGCTIEKGTPATSIRREGEKWLVNDRAFDAVLATIPPQEVARLSGIGEFSPVPYQGAACMTIGLDRDVSKGIYWLNMKDQAPYGAVVMHTNFAPRERYGEDIVYLASYFSDRPAPGLKETMLADFRRRFSVPESAVHWSELAVERFAGPVYTTGFADQIPAYEEHGLYLAGMFSKPNYPERSMEGSIIAGQEVARKMTGALRG
- a CDS encoding dolichyl-phosphate beta-glucosyltransferase produces the protein MAEDGVSVILPVFNDRPALERAIPESVAALAAITDAFEVIVAEDGSTDGSAEFVRAWHEKDPRVRLLHADERLGRGRALNRAIEAARYEVVCYYDVDLATDLAHLPELVGAIRSGADIATGSRLMPDSDIVRSGGREVASRGYNFLVRTILGSRLHDHQCGFKAFRRETILALVPEVQAPHWFWDTEVLVRGQRKGYVVREFPVVWRQGPGTTVRFKDVFSMGSQILGLWWQIHVAKN
- a CDS encoding lysylphosphatidylglycerol synthase transmembrane domain-containing protein; translated protein: MWRKISAVVIPTVIAVGILAYMLWRVWDDLVMTIASADPLYLAAAVVVCTAAWFLRGWRYRAVLGGLTVRVGLIFSTACIFLSQTANLIVPARLGDLVRLFILKHERLATYSQGFSSIVVERVFDVVTVAVLGLIALPFVLDVPDWFLPLIAVPIIGGIAFALFLWFVGDRHSENRILAVVYRMLAEIRAASLNLQAVLVLGASSIAIWLVDIAVCAIVVLMFGEWIPFPIIVLAVVVGNLVKAVPITPGGVGTYEFALAVTFELAGMAPATATVIAVIDHLIKNGVTLVGGIASLYYFGDWSVSLMKRSFSEGLSREELREP
- a CDS encoding DUF2298 domain-containing protein, which codes for MSPEAQVLMVLSWLVLVKFLQVALWPRLAGALGEYAAPVAYPASVLIYGAVSWYAALAGLPVQTALAPFVALAGYALYRGEYTREALRSALIWDAVFLAFFAAMLSARFVTPSISFAEKFMDHAFLASVMREPVVPPLDPWFAGGTLDVYYYLGYWIAGVLGVTAGVPSTVAYNLALPTIAGAAAVTAYATGRLLVPRLPWAPLAIFLLMNPAFIREVVIGTPVAKVLWNSTRVIDGTINEYTFFSFVWGDLHPHVSGIAVQFLLIFLIAYALCRWEESGERARWTVVGLSALALGSMPAINSWDVLLYAPVIVAVGLLIWRRHGDLRYLLAVPPLGIALYAPYYLMLNGAGVKGPGFVTAPSDPVQFLFVHGFFLAVLIALLLPEIRRMPALLLVPVPFALAGYLAAGIAALPLAVLLARRKVSPEAFLCAAGLVIVIVCEFVYLQDNMGETYFRMNTVFKCYSVAWILLGTGTLVAAGKRLAGVVRPERVSAAQWRALGAIAALVLVIIPFTVPIGYGSGTHTLDGAAWIAEQHPGDAEAIAWLRTQEGDLTLVEAVKGDYTYYSRVSSFTGIPAVLGMPFHEQMWRNDWPEIAQRKNDVQAIYEDPSRTLSLMEKYGVTHLYVGDLERSHYQIALPSEGLVPAYNAGGVTVYIRQ
- the rpl7ae gene encoding 50S ribosomal protein L7Ae, which codes for MAKIYVKFEVPEEIQNKALESLEIARDTGKIKKGSNEATKCIERGTAQLVLIGSDVEPEEIVMHLAPLCDEKKIPYLFISKQNEIGAASGLNVGSAAAAIVKSGKAKELVEEIVKQVSELRA